One Deltaproteobacteria bacterium genomic window, GTTCCCATCGCCTTTTCTCTCCTGACCGTATCGGCAGTGGGCATCTTCTTCTTATGGGGACCCAAGGGGCTCATGGCCCTCTACAACTCGGCATACGGGGAAGGGACCAGTTTCCTGCTCCTGGCCATCCCCCTGTTCGTGCTCATGGCCAATGTCCTGAAGTTCAGCGATCTGGCCGATGAACTCTACGAGATCGTCCATCGGTGGATGGGCCGCCTGCGCGGCGGACTGGCCATGGGCACGGTGGTCATCTGCGCCGTGTTCGCCGCCATGGCGGGCATCAGCTCGGTGGCCACGGTCTCCATGGGGCTCATCGCGCTCCCGGCCATGCTGGACCGGAAATACGATCGCGTCATCGCGGTGGGGTGTATCAATGCGGGCGGCGCATTGGGCATCCTCATCCCGCCTTCCATTATCATGATCCTCTACGGTTCCATGGCCGAGGTCTCCATCGGTCAGCTCTTTGCCGGCGGGATCCTTCCGGGGCTCCTCATGACCCTGATCTTTATCGTCTATATCGGCATCCGCTGCTGGATCAATCCGGTGCTGGGGCCGGCCATTGAAGAACGCTACAGCATGGCACAGAAGGTGGTTTCGTTGAAGGGCGTGATTCTCCCCGTGGCCCTGGTGGTGCTGGTCCTGGGCGTGATCTATACCGGGGTGGCCACCCCGACAGAGGCGGCCGCGGTGGGCGCGGGCGGCGCCATTCTGACCGCGGCCCTGCACCGCAAACTGCGCTGGGCACGTCTGCGCCAGGCCTCCATGGAGACCCTCCACCTGAGCGCCATGATCTTCTGGATCATTATCGGTGCCGTGACCTTCACCAACTTTCTGGCCTTTGTGGGCATCCAGGACATGGTCCAGCAATGGGTCATCGGCCTGGAGGTCAACCGCTGGATCATCATGCTCGCCATTCAAAGCATCTTCTTTGTCCTGGGGATGTTCCTGGATCCGGCCGGCATCATCCTCCTGACCACCCCCATCTTCGTGCCCATTATCACCCAGCTCGGCTTCGATCCCCTATGGTTCGGGGTCCTCTTCACCATCAATATGGAAATGGCCTACATCACCCCGCCCTTCGGGTTCAACCTCTTCATCCTGAAGGGGGTCGTGCCCTCTTCGATTTCCATGGCCGACATCTACCGATCCGTAGGACCTTTTGTGATCCTCCAGGCCATCTGCCTGGGGATGGTCATGATCTGGCCGGACCTGGCCCTTTATCTGCCGTCCCTCATGGCCAAACAGTAGTAAACACCCTGCTCGAAAAACTCTTGTTCATTCCTCGGTTCATTGATGACCATTTCATTGTTCTCATGGGCAATTATTTCTTTGTCGCCGGTATCCCGATGGTGACTCTCTATAGCAGCCGGTTCACGTCGCAGAGTATTGAGATAACCACCGACGGCATCCTTGTTGACAGTATGGCGGGAAAGGAGTTTATGCCGTGGGAATCCCTTACCTCGATGGAATTATCGGATGAATACGTTCCTGTGGGGAGAATGGGGACAATGGTGCCGAAACAGCTCCAGAAGAGACTCAAACTGGTGGATACATCCGAACGCTATATTATGGTCAATGAACCTCAATTGTCATCGGTAAAACGCCGGATCATTAAGAAATTTCAAGAATATGCGCCGGATTCCGTGCGGGAGAAAATCCTTGACCCTCTGGAGGGATGGTAATTCCCCCCTCCCGGCGCGGCCCCAAACATCCTAAGCCCATCCAATCCGATGGTCGCCAACCGATTGATGGACGCCTCACTTGAATCTCTCTGCACTCCACTCAAATTTCTCATGGCCGGCATTTCCAAATCGCCCACCGAGGCCAACAGCCTTATCGCCGGAGACTTCCATAACCTTCCCTACATAGTGTTGGCGCCACCCGCCGGTACTTCTGATAAAATCAATGCTGCCATCCGGATGGACGCGTCCTTCAACCTTGGTATTAATTTCCTGACCGTTGGTGCGGATCATATGCCCGGCGATTCGTTCACCAAACTGCTTCAGGTGAAGGTCGAATTTATAGGTTATTCCCGTGGCCACGCATGTCATTTTCCAATCACCTGCCAGGCTGCCGACGGGTGTGGAAGGGTTACCTTGATCCGCGTTGCCGGAAACTGCCGGTGGGAGTGTGGATGGCGATCCTGTTAATGACTTATCCGGTAAAGCCGAAGGATCGTCAGGGATCAAATAAACCGCGGCCCTGGCTTGGGACGGCAGATAAACCGTCGGGCCACGATCGGCCGCTCTGAGCAGAATCTTGTAGTCCCCCGGTTCATAGATAGGAAGTTGGTCCATAAGAGTGATGCTGCCATCGGTGTTGTTGACATATTGGACAGGGGGTTCGCCGCGCTCAATCTTTCTCGCTTCCGGCCTGTCATAGAGAAGCGTTTGTCCTTTAAAGAGAGCACTGTACGTCCTGATGTTGACATCGACCCATTGGCCCTGGCTGCGGTGGTACTTGTAGAGAAACAACTTCACGTGCGTGTACAGCCAGGCCCCTTTTTCAATATGGGCTTCCAGAACCGAGTAAAGCCGCCCTGAAGCCGGCACCTTGAAGGGATATTCGACGTCGACTTTCTTGGTAACGTACGCTTCAGAAATGGGTTTTTTTGTGTCTGCACAATGATGCCATTGTTTATCATTCCCTACAGAAAAACATTCGCTGAAGCCCGTTTCCTGGCTCCATAGGACCCCGGCATCCGGGATCAGAAACTGTCTGGCCCACACATCAGCAGAACCGGCGGAAATCGTCACGCTTGGAAAACTCAGAGTGATGACAGCAAGGCATAGAAGGATCAGAAAATTTTTCATTGATCATCCCCCGTTCTGGAAACTTCGTTACCAGACCTCAACAGGCACCCGGCCCACCTTGGCCAAGTCCGCGGCATAATATCTCGAACCCACATACAGAAGAATTGCCGCCACCACGTTTAATACCGGGATGAAGAGCATGGCTGTTTCCAGGCCCAAGGCGTCCGACAAGACCCCGATGACCGGCGGCCCCACGGCACTGCCCAGGATATGTTGAAGAATAACGTTCAGGCTGAGGGAAACCGCCCTCAGGCCCGGATGCACCACGTCCTGGGTCACGGCCACGGACGCTGA contains:
- a CDS encoding TRAP transporter large permease subunit; protein product: MSIGLSSLIIFGSLVFLLLLGVPIAFSLLTVSAVGIFFLWGPKGLMALYNSAYGEGTSFLLLAIPLFVLMANVLKFSDLADELYEIVHRWMGRLRGGLAMGTVVICAVFAAMAGISSVATVSMGLIALPAMLDRKYDRVIAVGCINAGGALGILIPPSIIMILYGSMAEVSIGQLFAGGILPGLLMTLIFIVYIGIRCWINPVLGPAIEERYSMAQKVVSLKGVILPVALVVLVLGVIYTGVATPTEAAAVGAGGAILTAALHRKLRWARLRQASMETLHLSAMIFWIIIGAVTFTNFLAFVGIQDMVQQWVIGLEVNRWIIMLAIQSIFFVLGMFLDPAGIILLTTPIFVPIITQLGFDPLWFGVLFTINMEMAYITPPFGFNLFILKGVVPSSISMADIYRSVGPFVILQAICLGMVMIWPDLALYLPSLMAKQ